A window of Daphnia pulicaria isolate SC F1-1A chromosome 10, SC_F0-13Bv2, whole genome shotgun sequence contains these coding sequences:
- the LOC124314095 gene encoding A-kinase anchor protein 1, mitochondrial-like has translation MDWSLKLKCCAFAIASVTLGLSAVYVQQRATSSRKRRKSIYNSSIAMAAAAEIDCPNNSVSQLVSTMEQLKVAQQPAESPQLGNEEAEIPDRDSANHSPSDFLSGNLHSDSHSESSNDSGKGGSDCANTNGDHHASNRFDVITPPLSPHHPTAALVPLPERLFVYEFEIPQALVGLLIGKYGAFVNQIKVKTGASLLIKDRDRRCKLCAVEGTKTEIDAALELIRGKFPIKRYPHITMAQINVAPETTAIQPVLPDSIQLLLPPEVSCDVMISAVVSPNHIFLQQITHPTYPSLARLDHCMAQCYNEFVTPGLPLPIRPSMVCAAPSMDGWYRAKVVAVYPTASLASEDENVEKLEVTGEVNSTENTVAAADPEMELRIPETDEDYEVDICFVDYGGYSRVPASCLRQIRADFMSLPFQAIECLLANVAPASEEEGWTTEAYDEVESLTRDRMLQGQAMAYSLEGLPLVYLYQMETTEEALINRQLVNRGVAQWVEPQLVSN, from the exons ATGGACTGGAGCTTGAAGCTCAAGTGTTGCGCTTTTGCGATCGCATCAGTGACACTTGGTCTCAGTGCAGtgtacgtccaacaacgtgCAACTTCcagtcgaaaaagaagaaaaagtatctACAATAGTTCTATCGCAATGGCAGCCGCAGCAGAAATCGACTGTCCGAACAACTCTGTCTCTCAGCTTGTTTCTACTATGGAACAACTTAAAGTGGCTCAGCAGCCCGCGGAATCGCCGCAGCTTGGCAACGAGGAGGCCGAAATCCCTGACCGTGATTCAGCCAACCATAGTCCGTCTGATTTTTTGTCCGGAAACTTGCATTCAGATTCTCACAGCGAG AGCTCAAACGACAGTGGCAAAGGGGGTTCGGATTGTGCCAACACCAATGGTGACCACCACGCGTCGAATCGTTTCGACGTGATTACGCCACCGTTGTCGCCTCACCATCCAACCGCCGCACTAGTGCCCTTGCCAGAACGACTTTTCGtctatgaatttgaaataccaCAGGCCCTTGTAGGCTTACTTATCGGCAAGTATGGAGCTTTTGTAAATCAGATCAAGGTCAAAACGGGTGCCAGTCTGCTCATCAAAGATCGTGATCGGCGCTGCAAACTTTGCGCTGTTGAAG gtacgaaaactgaaaTTGATGCCGCCCTTGAGTTGATTCGCGGTAAATTCCCTATCAAACGCTATCCCCACATAACTATGGCTCAGATAAATGTTGCTCCAGAAACAACAGCCATCCAACCTGTTTTGCCCGATTCCATCCAG TTACTGCTTCCTCCCGAAGTGAGTTGCGACGTTATGATCAGTGCTGTTGTGTCGCCAAACCACATTTTCCTTCAACAAATAACTCATCCTACTTACCCATCACTTGCTCGACTCGATCATTGCATGGCACAATGCTACAACGAATTCGTAACACCGGGTCTTCCCCTACCCATTCGGCCTAGTATGGTCTGCGCAGCCCCTTCAATGGATGGCTGGTACAGAGCcaaagttgttgccgtgtACCCAACAGCGTCTCTGGCGAGTGAagatgaaaatgttgaaaagctGGAAGTAACAGGAGAAGTCAATTCCACTGAAAATACAGTAGCTGCGGCTGATCCAGAAATGGAGCTGAGGATCCCTGAGACCGATGAAGATTACGAAGTagatatttgttttgttgattaCGGTGGATACAGCAGAGTGCCGGCCTCGTGCCTACGTCAAATACGTGCCGATTTCATGTCGCTACCCTTCCAAGCCATAGAATGTCTGTTGGCCAACGTCGCTCCTGCATCAG AAGAAGAGGGCTGGACGACCGAAGCTTACGACGAGGTGGAGAGTCTGACGAGAGACAGGATGCTCCAGGGCCAGGCAATGGCTTACAGTCTAGAAGGATTGCCGCTCGTCTATCTGTATCAAATGGAAACGACGGAGGAAGCGCTCATCAACAGGCAGCTGGTCAACCGAGGAGTGGCTCAGTGGGTCGAACCTCAACTGGTCTCCAATTAG
- the LOC124314075 gene encoding mediator of RNA polymerase II transcription subunit 26-like isoform X1, whose product MQQQPSPPHSPSQIKEKLLQALDRDYHVVDMALALEAVSLLEKTPVTKEALETTRLGRLVNEMRKKTKNDSLARRAKDLVRRWRDMVSKPSENGTGGTGQGPGMQGASLVNHLRVAGVKNSVSSPALCEMGRTASPALPRPVHNLAISPTSPAFRGVTLSPALQRKSSQSTGGLQLQQQRVISPSNSVASNTSTSPGLSFSLSQTHSNSSRPSTPSSLVVKSKAISPGPGRPMIDSSEFPSKTNHHRGIKRTRDNDEETMTGFELTGKRSRGSNGVDWPWMDECSRDSNLSWSGDSLRMTNHSALGGGEDRSISSSSKASRPLRGRSKAEVNVKPEPTSDVLREKFASIARVSKVKTTQELLEDLARRSGSPNLIVKPEIHSVHQQQHQQQPLTVPPSNEARQWPDAKQEILDKFLRSHSTDRRSDGITTTSTVVSKPKTTATPAINDPVAEIYARLPPLDPAIVASIWKEEVKPETEELETDSSVPERPVTDEDVDLLHNGSVDDVNGSRDINGEFHQWHETVTVASYHGDPLHLLPYVVIE is encoded by the exons atgcagcagcagccctcgCCGCCGCACTCGCCTAGCCAAATCAAGGAGAAATTATTGCAAGCTCTCGACCGCGATTATCAT GTTGTGGATATGGCATTGGCGTTGGAGGCAGTATCCTTACTCGAGAAGACTCCTGTTACCAAAGAAGCTCTCGAG ACTACACGATTGGGGAGATTGGTGAATGAAATGAGGAAGAAGACCAAGAATGACAGTCTGGCCCGTAGAGCTAAGGACCTGGTCAGGAGATGGAGGGACATGGTTTCAAAGCCATCAGAAAATGGCACAGGTGGAACTGGACAAGGACCTGGTATGCAAG GGGCCTCTTTAGTGAACCATTTGCGTGTCGCGGGCgtgaaaaattctgtttcgaGTCCGGCTCTGTGCGAGATGGGCCGAACAGCTAGTCCAGCTTTGCCAAGACCGGTTCACAACCTTGCAATCTCACCTACCAGTCCGGCATTTCGCGGTGTCACCCTCAGCCCAGCTTTGCAGCGGAAGTCCAGTCAGTCAACGGGCGGTTTGCAGCTGCAGCAACAACGTGTCATCAGTCCCAGCAACTCTGTGGCTTCCAACACCAGCACCAGTCCTGGTTTGAGCTTCTCCCTTTCCCAAACACATTCTAACTCGTCTAGACCATCTACTCCTTCCTCCTTGGTGGTCAAGTCAAAGGCGATCAGTCCCGGTCCGGGTCGGCCCATGATTGACTCGTCAGAGTTCCCTTCTAAAACTAATCATCACCGGGGTATCAAGCGAACAAGAGACAACGATGAAGAGACTATGACGGGCTTCGAG CTGACGGGAAAGCGGTCGAGAGGCAGTAATGGGGTGGATTGGCCATGGATGGACGAATGCAGCCGTGATAGCAACTTGAGCTGGTCCGGAGACTCGCTGCGGATGACAAACCACAGCGCCTTAGGTGGTGGAGAGGATCgctccatttcttcttcatccaaaGCTTCCCGACCTCTCCGTGGAAGAAGCAAGGCAGAGGTAAACGTCAAACCGGAGCCAACAAGCGACGTACTCAGAGAAAAATTCGCCTCAATTGCCAGGGTTTCTAAG GTCAAAACGACCCAGGAATTGCTGGAAGATTTGGCGAGACGAAGTGGCTCGCCCAACTTAATTGTTAAACCTGAAATTCATTCAGTCCATCAGCAGCAACATCAGCAACAACCTCTAACCGTGCCGCCGTCGAATGAAGCCCGGCAGTGGCCTGATGCAAAGCAGGAAATCTTAGATAAATTTCTCCGATCACATTCTACTGATCGCCGTAGTGACGGTATCACGACCACGAGTACTGTAGTTAGCAAACCTAAAACTACTGCTACTCCCGCCATAAATGACCCGGTTGCGGAAATTTACGCTCGTCTACCTCCTCTGGATCCGGCGATTGTTGCctccatttggaaagaagaagTTAAACCGGAAACAGAAGAGTTAGAAACAGACTCTTCTGTACCCGAGCGTCCA GTGACCGATGAGGATGTAGATCTTCTGCACAACGGATCAGTGGATGACGTGAATGGTTCTCGTGACATCAACGGCGAGTTCCATCAGTGGCATGAGACTGTTACGGTCGCCTCCTACCATGGAGATCCTCTCCATTTGTTGCCTTACGTCGTGATCGAGTGa
- the LOC124314075 gene encoding mediator of RNA polymerase II transcription subunit 26-like isoform X2: MQQQPSPPHSPSQIKEKLLQALDRDYHVVDMALALEAVSLLEKTPVTKEALETTRLGRLVNEMRKKTKNDSLARRAKDLVRRWRDMVSKPSENGTGGTGQGPGASLVNHLRVAGVKNSVSSPALCEMGRTASPALPRPVHNLAISPTSPAFRGVTLSPALQRKSSQSTGGLQLQQQRVISPSNSVASNTSTSPGLSFSLSQTHSNSSRPSTPSSLVVKSKAISPGPGRPMIDSSEFPSKTNHHRGIKRTRDNDEETMTGFELTGKRSRGSNGVDWPWMDECSRDSNLSWSGDSLRMTNHSALGGGEDRSISSSSKASRPLRGRSKAEVNVKPEPTSDVLREKFASIARVSKVKTTQELLEDLARRSGSPNLIVKPEIHSVHQQQHQQQPLTVPPSNEARQWPDAKQEILDKFLRSHSTDRRSDGITTTSTVVSKPKTTATPAINDPVAEIYARLPPLDPAIVASIWKEEVKPETEELETDSSVPERPVTDEDVDLLHNGSVDDVNGSRDINGEFHQWHETVTVASYHGDPLHLLPYVVIE; this comes from the exons atgcagcagcagccctcgCCGCCGCACTCGCCTAGCCAAATCAAGGAGAAATTATTGCAAGCTCTCGACCGCGATTATCAT GTTGTGGATATGGCATTGGCGTTGGAGGCAGTATCCTTACTCGAGAAGACTCCTGTTACCAAAGAAGCTCTCGAG ACTACACGATTGGGGAGATTGGTGAATGAAATGAGGAAGAAGACCAAGAATGACAGTCTGGCCCGTAGAGCTAAGGACCTGGTCAGGAGATGGAGGGACATGGTTTCAAAGCCATCAGAAAATGGCACAGGTGGAACTGGACAAGGACCTG GGGCCTCTTTAGTGAACCATTTGCGTGTCGCGGGCgtgaaaaattctgtttcgaGTCCGGCTCTGTGCGAGATGGGCCGAACAGCTAGTCCAGCTTTGCCAAGACCGGTTCACAACCTTGCAATCTCACCTACCAGTCCGGCATTTCGCGGTGTCACCCTCAGCCCAGCTTTGCAGCGGAAGTCCAGTCAGTCAACGGGCGGTTTGCAGCTGCAGCAACAACGTGTCATCAGTCCCAGCAACTCTGTGGCTTCCAACACCAGCACCAGTCCTGGTTTGAGCTTCTCCCTTTCCCAAACACATTCTAACTCGTCTAGACCATCTACTCCTTCCTCCTTGGTGGTCAAGTCAAAGGCGATCAGTCCCGGTCCGGGTCGGCCCATGATTGACTCGTCAGAGTTCCCTTCTAAAACTAATCATCACCGGGGTATCAAGCGAACAAGAGACAACGATGAAGAGACTATGACGGGCTTCGAG CTGACGGGAAAGCGGTCGAGAGGCAGTAATGGGGTGGATTGGCCATGGATGGACGAATGCAGCCGTGATAGCAACTTGAGCTGGTCCGGAGACTCGCTGCGGATGACAAACCACAGCGCCTTAGGTGGTGGAGAGGATCgctccatttcttcttcatccaaaGCTTCCCGACCTCTCCGTGGAAGAAGCAAGGCAGAGGTAAACGTCAAACCGGAGCCAACAAGCGACGTACTCAGAGAAAAATTCGCCTCAATTGCCAGGGTTTCTAAG GTCAAAACGACCCAGGAATTGCTGGAAGATTTGGCGAGACGAAGTGGCTCGCCCAACTTAATTGTTAAACCTGAAATTCATTCAGTCCATCAGCAGCAACATCAGCAACAACCTCTAACCGTGCCGCCGTCGAATGAAGCCCGGCAGTGGCCTGATGCAAAGCAGGAAATCTTAGATAAATTTCTCCGATCACATTCTACTGATCGCCGTAGTGACGGTATCACGACCACGAGTACTGTAGTTAGCAAACCTAAAACTACTGCTACTCCCGCCATAAATGACCCGGTTGCGGAAATTTACGCTCGTCTACCTCCTCTGGATCCGGCGATTGTTGCctccatttggaaagaagaagTTAAACCGGAAACAGAAGAGTTAGAAACAGACTCTTCTGTACCCGAGCGTCCA GTGACCGATGAGGATGTAGATCTTCTGCACAACGGATCAGTGGATGACGTGAATGGTTCTCGTGACATCAACGGCGAGTTCCATCAGTGGCATGAGACTGTTACGGTCGCCTCCTACCATGGAGATCCTCTCCATTTGTTGCCTTACGTCGTGATCGAGTGa
- the LOC124314075 gene encoding mediator of RNA polymerase II transcription subunit 26-like isoform X3: MALALEAVSLLEKTPVTKEALETTRLGRLVNEMRKKTKNDSLARRAKDLVRRWRDMVSKPSENGTGGTGQGPGMQGASLVNHLRVAGVKNSVSSPALCEMGRTASPALPRPVHNLAISPTSPAFRGVTLSPALQRKSSQSTGGLQLQQQRVISPSNSVASNTSTSPGLSFSLSQTHSNSSRPSTPSSLVVKSKAISPGPGRPMIDSSEFPSKTNHHRGIKRTRDNDEETMTGFELTGKRSRGSNGVDWPWMDECSRDSNLSWSGDSLRMTNHSALGGGEDRSISSSSKASRPLRGRSKAEVNVKPEPTSDVLREKFASIARVSKVKTTQELLEDLARRSGSPNLIVKPEIHSVHQQQHQQQPLTVPPSNEARQWPDAKQEILDKFLRSHSTDRRSDGITTTSTVVSKPKTTATPAINDPVAEIYARLPPLDPAIVASIWKEEVKPETEELETDSSVPERPVTDEDVDLLHNGSVDDVNGSRDINGEFHQWHETVTVASYHGDPLHLLPYVVIE, from the exons ATGGCATTGGCGTTGGAGGCAGTATCCTTACTCGAGAAGACTCCTGTTACCAAAGAAGCTCTCGAG ACTACACGATTGGGGAGATTGGTGAATGAAATGAGGAAGAAGACCAAGAATGACAGTCTGGCCCGTAGAGCTAAGGACCTGGTCAGGAGATGGAGGGACATGGTTTCAAAGCCATCAGAAAATGGCACAGGTGGAACTGGACAAGGACCTGGTATGCAAG GGGCCTCTTTAGTGAACCATTTGCGTGTCGCGGGCgtgaaaaattctgtttcgaGTCCGGCTCTGTGCGAGATGGGCCGAACAGCTAGTCCAGCTTTGCCAAGACCGGTTCACAACCTTGCAATCTCACCTACCAGTCCGGCATTTCGCGGTGTCACCCTCAGCCCAGCTTTGCAGCGGAAGTCCAGTCAGTCAACGGGCGGTTTGCAGCTGCAGCAACAACGTGTCATCAGTCCCAGCAACTCTGTGGCTTCCAACACCAGCACCAGTCCTGGTTTGAGCTTCTCCCTTTCCCAAACACATTCTAACTCGTCTAGACCATCTACTCCTTCCTCCTTGGTGGTCAAGTCAAAGGCGATCAGTCCCGGTCCGGGTCGGCCCATGATTGACTCGTCAGAGTTCCCTTCTAAAACTAATCATCACCGGGGTATCAAGCGAACAAGAGACAACGATGAAGAGACTATGACGGGCTTCGAG CTGACGGGAAAGCGGTCGAGAGGCAGTAATGGGGTGGATTGGCCATGGATGGACGAATGCAGCCGTGATAGCAACTTGAGCTGGTCCGGAGACTCGCTGCGGATGACAAACCACAGCGCCTTAGGTGGTGGAGAGGATCgctccatttcttcttcatccaaaGCTTCCCGACCTCTCCGTGGAAGAAGCAAGGCAGAGGTAAACGTCAAACCGGAGCCAACAAGCGACGTACTCAGAGAAAAATTCGCCTCAATTGCCAGGGTTTCTAAG GTCAAAACGACCCAGGAATTGCTGGAAGATTTGGCGAGACGAAGTGGCTCGCCCAACTTAATTGTTAAACCTGAAATTCATTCAGTCCATCAGCAGCAACATCAGCAACAACCTCTAACCGTGCCGCCGTCGAATGAAGCCCGGCAGTGGCCTGATGCAAAGCAGGAAATCTTAGATAAATTTCTCCGATCACATTCTACTGATCGCCGTAGTGACGGTATCACGACCACGAGTACTGTAGTTAGCAAACCTAAAACTACTGCTACTCCCGCCATAAATGACCCGGTTGCGGAAATTTACGCTCGTCTACCTCCTCTGGATCCGGCGATTGTTGCctccatttggaaagaagaagTTAAACCGGAAACAGAAGAGTTAGAAACAGACTCTTCTGTACCCGAGCGTCCA GTGACCGATGAGGATGTAGATCTTCTGCACAACGGATCAGTGGATGACGTGAATGGTTCTCGTGACATCAACGGCGAGTTCCATCAGTGGCATGAGACTGTTACGGTCGCCTCCTACCATGGAGATCCTCTCCATTTGTTGCCTTACGTCGTGATCGAGTGa
- the LOC124314223 gene encoding RWD domain-containing protein 3-like isoform X1 → MNNQDIADEIEALSAILCAASEFEVKSSDENEVILVIQPQQINSNVISLTVVLDPKSYPSSSPQLSVQSPRLSRAELQNLDTLIKQQASKLQGEVTILSLVEWLVEYCLRYEEEMICRATNPVIERDIDNDYTVVAQLDHIRSKTIYLKTLNQWFRELDLHGVLISYRKWIFLLVSGKKDSLQLYLKRHRTQNVDVDSGGRPCRERMLTVLGQVEEPLDAGGVLVEVELNDSGDDWSTYWKSRSLLVSIYQKFIQPQTGQKK, encoded by the exons ATGAATAATCAAGATATTGCTGATGAAATTGAAGCTCTGAGTGCTATCTTATGTGCAGCTAGTGAGTTTGAGGTGAAGTCTAGCGATGAGAATGAAGTGATACTAGTGATCCAGCCTCAACAAATCAATAGTAATGTTATCAGTTTAACTGTCGTTTTGGATCCTAAAAGTTATCCCAGTTCTAGTCCACAGCTATCAGTTCAG AGTCCTAGGCTGAGTCGAGCAGAATTGCAGAATCTTGACACACTAATCAAGCAACAAGCTTCTAAGTTGCAGGGAGAAGTGACAATTTTATCATTAGTTGAATGGCTGGTGGAATATTGTTTACGGTACGAGGAAGAAATGATCTGCCGTGCAACGAACCCTGTGATAGAAAGAGATATCGATAATGATTATACCGTTGTTGCCCAGCTCGATCATATTCGCAGTAAAACAATTTACTTAAAAACTCTGAACCAGTGGTTTCGTGAGCTCGATTTGCACGGAGTCTTGATCTCCTATCGAAAGTGGATATTTCTCTTGGTCTCCGGGAAAAAAGATAGTCTCCAG CTGTATCTAAAACGACACAGGACTCAGAACGTCGACGTCGACTCAGGCGGAAGGCCGTGTAGAGAGCGCATGCTGACTGTTCTGGGTCAAGTGGAAGAACCGCTCGATGCCGGCGGCGTACTAGTCGAGGTGGAACTAAATGATTCCGGTGACGACTGGTCAACATATTGGAAGAGTAGGTCATTGTTAGTGAGTATCTATCAGAAATTTATTCAGCCACAAACTGGACAgaagaaatga
- the LOC124314223 gene encoding RWD domain-containing protein 3-like isoform X2, whose protein sequence is MNNQDIADEIEALSAILCAASEFEVKSSDENEVILVIQPQQINSNVISLTVVLDPKSYPSSSPQLSVQSPRLSRAELQNLDTLIKQQASKLQGEVTILSLVEWLVEYCLRYEEEMICRATNPVIERDIDNDYTVVAQLDHIRSKTIYLKTLNQWFRELDLHGVLISYRKWIFLLVSGKKDSLQDSERRRRLRRKAV, encoded by the exons ATGAATAATCAAGATATTGCTGATGAAATTGAAGCTCTGAGTGCTATCTTATGTGCAGCTAGTGAGTTTGAGGTGAAGTCTAGCGATGAGAATGAAGTGATACTAGTGATCCAGCCTCAACAAATCAATAGTAATGTTATCAGTTTAACTGTCGTTTTGGATCCTAAAAGTTATCCCAGTTCTAGTCCACAGCTATCAGTTCAG AGTCCTAGGCTGAGTCGAGCAGAATTGCAGAATCTTGACACACTAATCAAGCAACAAGCTTCTAAGTTGCAGGGAGAAGTGACAATTTTATCATTAGTTGAATGGCTGGTGGAATATTGTTTACGGTACGAGGAAGAAATGATCTGCCGTGCAACGAACCCTGTGATAGAAAGAGATATCGATAATGATTATACCGTTGTTGCCCAGCTCGATCATATTCGCAGTAAAACAATTTACTTAAAAACTCTGAACCAGTGGTTTCGTGAGCTCGATTTGCACGGAGTCTTGATCTCCTATCGAAAGTGGATATTTCTCTTGGTCTCCGGGAAAAAAGATAGTCTCCAG GACTCAGAACGTCGACGTCGACTCAGGCGGAAGGCCGTGTAG